GGAGGTAAGCTGCATTCctatttatggatgatatgcTTTTATATTTCTGATAAAGGTGAATGCCACAATGATTTCTGTTTATAATAGCAGGTTCGACTAATGAAAGGCAAGGATTCAAATGAAAACAAGGGCTTTGCATTTGTGACCTTTAGAAATGTGGATTTGGCTTCTCAAGCCATTGATAAATTGAACAATACTGAATTCAAGGTGCGTTTTCTTTTTATGAATTTACCTGGTGATGAAGTTGTGTGGATTATGTGAAGCAGAAAATGTTACATTTTTATGCCTAAGGTTTAgacatagttgttaaaggagCGCCTGACCCTAGGCTCAGGGCTTAGCGCCTCTGCAGCAGAGAGGCGGGCGATGTTCATCGGGCGTGCGCCTGGGGTGCCTGTTGCAGAACAGAGTTTTTagatttcaaattttattatgaatatgaattataattatGTAAGCGTTAACAGttaatttgaaatttatttcatgTATTTTATGATTAAAATTGTGGTTTTTTACTATTTGTTGTATTTTAGAAATGTTAACTGttgtcatttatatatatatatatattttagtgTGCCTTGTGCTTAAATAACTACGGGTTTAGAATAATTTTGAGcctcagttcagttttttttgttttgtttttgttagatGGTTTCTGTTGATGCTCCAGTTTGCTGATTTTCTGCTTTTATTGCTCAATGCCATTATAGtctattctctctctctctctcaggGTAAAAGAATTAAATGTTCAACATCTCAAGCAAAGCATCGCTTGTTCCTTGGTAATATTCCTAGAAGCTGGAAAGAGGAAGATCTGAAGAAGGTTGTGACAGAGGTTGGGCCTGGGGTGACTGCTGTGCAATTGGTCAAGGTTAGTATGTCGAATGTAGCTTTTAGTCTATTAGATGTATACTTATTCTTCTGATCATATTCTGAGTCTGGTTGGTTTTACTTGTTATTTCTGCTGCTGGCATTCACCCCATTTCTGTTCATCATATATTATTCTTATTTTCTGTGACATTTGGCCATAGGATGTGAAGACAAACAATAATAGAGGCTTTGCTTTCATCGACTATTATAATAATGCATGTGCTGAGTATTCAAGGCAGAAAATGATGAACCCGAAATTTAAGCTAGGTGATAATGCTCCTACAGTCAGCTGGGCTGATTCAAAGACTGGTGATTCTTCAGCTTCTTCACAGGTATCAAAAGAAATCTCTTTACTGGTTTACTAGTTGTATGTGCATCTACTAAGAGAGGTCATCAGAGACTGATTTTTGTACTGTAACATGTGGCTGGACCTTAGTGGCTTATTGTCACCACTGCATGAAGCAGTGGCCTTTCCACCTCTCCAGTGACAGCCAAATTCTCTTCTCTTTCATTTATGGCTAACGAATAGTTTGTCTTGAGGTGGGCCTAAATGTTATTTTAGATGGAAATGTGAATTAGAACGCTAAAAGTCTAGTGTTTGAATGGATATAAATTTATGCTGTCATGAAATGGGACAGGAAAAATAGTTTAAGCAAACTATTGTGATATAGGTATAATGATTGAAGTGTTGGTAGTGAGCCAATGGAGCAATATGATGATGGGTCAATGGCAATGCTGTGCAAAGCTTAACTCCAGTTTAATTTATCAAATGATTACAGTcttcttattttttatgttaGACCTATTCATAAATCAATTTTGATTGCTACGTTTGTTTTGAATTTTGTTAAACTAGTTCTATATTCTAGCTGTTTTTGCTCTTTATGTTGGGAAGACTCGACTGCTTGGACTTTGAATTGTTTGTATCTCACTTTTCAGCTTGTCTTGCACAGGTGAAAACGATATATGTGAAGAATTTACCAAAAGATGTTAATCAAGATCAATTGAAGAAGCTATTTGAACACCATGGAAAGATTACAAAAGTAGTTTTGCCACCTGCCAAATCTGGACAGGAGAAGAATAGAATTGGGTTCGTTCATTTTTCAGAGAGGTCTAGTGCTATGAAAGCATTGAAGAATACTGAAAAATATGAGCTTGATGGTGATCATTTATTTTGTGAAATATATTGTTGTATTACGACTGGATTATGTACTTAAACTAGTCAGTTATGTTTATTTGTCTTCTGATTTTGTAGGCCAAGTTTTGGAATGTTCTCTTGCGAAACCTCAAGCGGACCAGAAAACTGTTGGAATGTCTAATTTACAGAAGTCGGGTCTACTTCCAGGTTACCCATCTGGTGCTGGTTATGGTTTGGTTGGAGGAGCTTTTGGTGCTATTGGAGCTGGATATGGTGCTGCAGGCTTTGCACAGGTGAGAAGATGTGTGCATGTCTTTTTATTAGAGTCTACAATGTAATGTGAAGTTAAAAACCAGACAGTTGTCTATTTGGTAATGGTCTACAAGCCATTTCAACAGTCCAGTTTCTTCAACTTTTACTAAATTATTGCATGTGTTCGTCGAACTTCTTGATATGAAATTCCTTGTTACTCTTACTGACATAGTAGAAACTTGTTCTGTTTACCCTCATTTTGTTTTATTGCCCATTCTAGAGGTTGCATAAACATAATATCTATCTCCAAACCGTCTTATTAATGCATAATGCGCAAAAATTTCTAATCAAACTGTGCTATAATTCAGGCCTCTTTGCTTAAAGTTCTAGGATGCTAGGGTAATTCTTGCTTTTAATATCAAGTATTTACGTGCTTCTTACTCTCTACTATAAATCTTGTAGATTGTAGCTCTAACTGATtatttgtgtatatatatgaCCTTTGGCAGCCAATGATTTATGGA
The window above is part of the Euphorbia lathyris chromosome 3, ddEupLath1.1, whole genome shotgun sequence genome. Proteins encoded here:
- the LOC136222371 gene encoding heterogeneous nuclear ribonucleoprotein Q-like isoform X1; this translates as MPRAKGNTSAATESFEPENSIESDEKVDLDEDEEEDPEEAMDEEVEYEEVEEEVEEIEEEEVIEMEDDEEEDNANNFDESRAHKSIIHDDTYTMVEDEQERRIQAELLSRPPHGSEVYVGGIPLDASEEELRCFCETAGVVTEQVRLMKGKDSNENKGFAFVTFRNVDLASQAIDKLNNTEFKGKRIKCSTSQAKHRLFLGNIPRSWKEEDLKKVVTEVGPGVTAVQLVKDVKTNNNRGFAFIDYYNNACAEYSRQKMMNPKFKLGDNAPTVSWADSKTGDSSASSQVKTIYVKNLPKDVNQDQLKKLFEHHGKITKVVLPPAKSGQEKNRIGFVHFSERSSAMKALKNTEKYELDGQVLECSLAKPQADQKTVGMSNLQKSGLLPGYPSGAGYGLVGGAFGAIGAGYGAAGFAQPMIYGRGPTPSGMAMMPMLLPDGRIGYVLQQPGVQQHTPPSHQRNYSKNGSGGSNRSFGRDGSNGRDRGRDRQQRGDGSDGRDGSNGRRYRPY
- the LOC136222371 gene encoding heterogeneous nuclear ribonucleoprotein Q-like isoform X2 → MPRAKGNTSAATESFEPENSIESDEKVDLDEDEEEDPEEAMDEEVEYEEVEEEVEEIEEEEVIEMEDDEEEDNANNFDESRAHKSIIHDDTYTMVEDEQERRIQAELLSRPPHGSEVYVGGIPLDASEEELRCFCETAGVVTEVRLMKGKDSNENKGFAFVTFRNVDLASQAIDKLNNTEFKGKRIKCSTSQAKHRLFLGNIPRSWKEEDLKKVVTEVGPGVTAVQLVKDVKTNNNRGFAFIDYYNNACAEYSRQKMMNPKFKLGDNAPTVSWADSKTGDSSASSQVKTIYVKNLPKDVNQDQLKKLFEHHGKITKVVLPPAKSGQEKNRIGFVHFSERSSAMKALKNTEKYELDGQVLECSLAKPQADQKTVGMSNLQKSGLLPGYPSGAGYGLVGGAFGAIGAGYGAAGFAQPMIYGRGPTPSGMAMMPMLLPDGRIGYVLQQPGVQQHTPPSHQRNYSKNGSGGSNRSFGRDGSNGRDRGRDRQQRGDGSDGRDGSNGRRYRPY